Proteins from one Vicinamibacterales bacterium genomic window:
- a CDS encoding TraB/GumN family protein gives MSPRRILAALVALVLLSGPASAQDGKRQFLWKVEGAGTSVTYLLGSLHVLTPEFYPLSAEINAAFAASTTLVEEVDFDELSDPAQMMSALAKAMLTGQTLDQIVAPATFAEVSLRAGKSGLPMPALLRMKPWLVAVTLMGPTLQAAGFTAELGIDKHFFDRAKASGMKHQALETLAYQLDRFDALSPKLQEELLISTMKDIDTQVGNVKELAQQWVSGDVKALEKSLLVSFEDSRELYDRILVERNRNWISHVDACLQQNAGCFIVVGAAHLVGPDGLPTLLARKGYQVTQQ, from the coding sequence ATGTCTCCACGACGAATCCTGGCAGCCCTGGTGGCGCTGGTCCTGCTCAGCGGGCCGGCCTCGGCGCAGGACGGCAAGCGGCAGTTCCTGTGGAAAGTCGAAGGCGCCGGCACGTCGGTAACGTACCTGCTCGGCTCACTGCACGTGCTCACGCCGGAGTTCTATCCCCTCAGTGCCGAGATCAACGCCGCCTTCGCGGCCTCGACGACGCTGGTCGAAGAAGTGGACTTCGACGAGTTGAGCGATCCGGCGCAGATGATGAGCGCGCTCGCCAAGGCGATGCTGACCGGACAGACGCTCGATCAGATCGTGGCGCCTGCCACGTTCGCGGAGGTGTCGCTTCGCGCCGGGAAATCGGGATTGCCGATGCCGGCGCTGCTGCGCATGAAGCCGTGGCTGGTGGCGGTCACCCTGATGGGCCCCACCCTGCAGGCGGCCGGCTTCACGGCGGAGCTGGGCATCGATAAGCACTTCTTCGATCGCGCCAAGGCGTCTGGCATGAAGCACCAGGCGCTGGAAACGCTGGCCTACCAGCTCGATCGGTTCGACGCGCTGTCTCCCAAGTTGCAGGAAGAGCTGCTGATCTCGACCATGAAGGACATCGACACCCAAGTCGGCAACGTCAAGGAGCTCGCGCAGCAGTGGGTGTCCGGCGACGTGAAGGCGCTGGAGAAGTCGCTGCTGGTGTCGTTTGAAGACTCGCGCGAGCTCTACGACCGCATCCTGGTGGAGCGTAATCGCAACTGGATCTCCCACGTCGATGCCTGCCTGCAGCAGAACGCCGGCTGCTTCATCGTGGTTGGCGCCGCCCATCTCGTGGGTCCGGATGGCCTGCC